From the Paenibacillus sp. R14(2021) genome, the window GCTGCAGGAAAGTCTCGACGGGAGCAATATCGCGAAATTGCATGAACGAGCAAGTGTCTGGTATGAAGACAACGGCTTCGAGATCGAAGCGTTTCATCATGCCGTGGAATCCCAAGACATCGAGCGCGCTGGACGTCTGCTAGAAGGCGAAGGGGCGCCGCTTCATCTTCGCGGGGCTGCAGGCCTTTCGCTGAACTGGTTGGAGTCGTTGCCTGCCGCGGAACTAGACGCCAGACCCGCATTGTGGGTGATCTATGGTTCAGCACTGCTGATTGCGGGCAAACCGACTCGCGTCGAGCACAAGCTGCGAGCTGCAGAAGCTGCCCTAGAAGGCGTGGAGCAGGACGCCGCTATCAGAGACCTGACCGGGCTGATTGCCGCAACTCGGGCTACATTGGCATTGCTTATGATGGCTGGAAACCCTGATCGTCCCGATCGGAATTTACAGGCAGCCGAAACGTTCATGCAGAACTCGGAGTCCGAAGACAAGACCGATGGACTTGTCGAAGTAATTGCTCATGGAAGGGATGCTGGGATCGGGGCAAAACACGAGATAGAAACCGTTATTGAACAGTCACGTCGTGCGCTCGAGTATCTGCGCCCAGATAATCTCCCTGTTCGGACGGCAGCCGCTTGGATGCTGGGCGTCGCCTGCCAGAGGCGGGGAGACCGTTCAGGAGCTCATGAGGCCTTTAACGAAGTTATAACGAATAGTCAAACGATGGGTCATAAGCTGATGGCTGTAGTGGCCAATATCGGACTAGGTCAACTACAGGAAGCGGAAAATCGGCCTGATTTGGCGGTAAAAAGTTACCAAGAGGCACTGCTGCTGGCCGGAGACATGCCGCTGCCGACTCTCCGTGAAGCCGAGCTTGGTCTGGAACGTATGTGCAAGGTCCTGGAACACGGAAATAAGGGCAACCTATTTGAGCCGCTCAGCCAACGGGAAATCGAAGTGCTCGAGCTTATAGCCAAGGGACTCTCGAACCGGGAAATCGGAGAGAAACTCTTTTTGGCCTTAGACACGGTCAAAGGGCACAACCGCAGGATTTTCGAAAAACTTCAAGTGCATAGACGCACGGAAGCGATTGCCCGTGCCAGTGAGCTGAATTTGTTCGGGAACACCCGTAGACCACACTAAAGTGTCTACAGACTCCAATCCTCTTCAAGCTATACTGCATATAAATTAGCCAAGAGGAGATAAACATGAAAAAGATTGCAAGAGTGACTGGAGCATTGTTTCTAGTGGCGACAGGTGCATACATGATAGGAAACGGGCTGCTGGATCCTATTCTGCATCGACCGGATGTTCTCGCAGGTTTGTATCCGGACCGAACAAACGTGATGGCTGGATTGTTTTTGGAGTTGATAAACGCCTTGGCGGTTGTGGGGATTGCCATGCTTCTGTATCCCATTTTAAAGAAGTACAACGATGCGTTTGCGCTGGGGTACTTCGGTTCACGAATCATCGAATCGGCGCTGCTCATCCTAAGTTTAATCGGTCCGCTTGTACTCATTGGTCTGAGCAAAAGTTACATTGGCGCAGGAGCTTCGAGTGGAACTTACTTTCAAACGATAGGAAATTTAGTGGTAGAAGCTCATTTTAAATGCTTTGAAATGGCCATGATCGTGCTGAGCTTGGGCAGCTTGTTGTTTTGTTATATCCTCTATCGATCGAGGTTGGTTCCACGCTTCTTGTCCGTCATCGGTTTCATCGGCTATGCGGCATTGTTGGCAAGCAGTTGTCTGACGATCATCGGCCAAGATATCGGACCCGTTCTCTATATTCCAGGAGCGATTTTCGAAATCGTTCTACCCATTTGGCTGATGGTTAAGGGATTTCATCTACGAACGGAGGAATCCTGATTCATGATACGGATAAGGCTGTGGAGAGAACCGGCTGCGTGCGCGCAGCCGGTTTTTAAGCGACTTATAGTTTCTTCAGTTGATTGATGATTTCCCCAGGCTCCAGGCGCTCCATAAAGTCGGGGTTGACATGCGCGAAGCGGATAGAGCCTTGCTGATCGATAATATACGTCGCTGGAACCGGTAGAATCCAACGAACGGTCGCATTGAACGCAGTAAGATCAAGCCCGAAATTGTTGGTAAAAACGGGTTTAAGATAATCGGGTACCTCATAGAGGACGTTGTAGCTGTCGGCTACTTGGCCGTTTGGATCGCTTATGACTTGGAAGGCTAGCTCTTCCTTCTCCTTTTGGGACAGCGAGTTGTCAGGGCTTTGCGGCGAGACCGCGATTAATTGGCCGCCAAGCTTCTCTATATCCGGCAGCAATTGTTGATAAGCCCTAAGTTGGATATTACAGAACGGACACCAGCTGCCACGATAGAAGGTTAGAACGACAGGACCTTTCGCTAGCTCGTCATAGAGGCTCACTTGCTCCCCAAGCGGATTTGCCAGCGTGAAATCTGGAGCTTTAGCGCCTTCTTTCAAACCGAAAACGATGCCCGATTCTAGCTGCTCTTTCATGTGACGAAAAAAAGCTTCTTGCATTTCCTCCGGTGCGGTTGTGATAAATCCTGCCTTCGATTGTTCCAATTCGGCTTTCATGGACAACATGTGTATGCACTCCTCAAACTTAAAATTGGATTAATCAATCCATTTTGTTGATGAGAAACATATTATCGCTAAAATTCTGGATTGTCAAATCCATTTTGTATATAATACTGTCATGGATAACTTAGTGGAAATTCAAGATCAAGAACAGCGGCTTACGAGAAAGGGAAAGGAAACGCGCGGACGTATCGTTACTGCTGCCGCCAAGCTGATGTTTGAGCGTGGGGTGGCCGGGACAAGCGTGGAGGATGTTAGACTGGAAGCGAAGGTCAGTTCATCGCAGCTTTATCATTATTTCAAGGAAAAACGAGAACTCGTTTTGGCTGTAATTGGTTATCAAACCGAGGCCATTTTGCATGCTCAAGAGCCAATGCTGAGCGATCTGGACAGCATGGAGGCACTTCAAGCCTGGCGTGACGCCATTATTCAGCTTCAAATTCAGCGGCAATGTCAAGGCGGATGTCCAATTGGATCGCTGGCTAATGAACTGTCAGATTCGGATGCATCCGCTCGTTCAGAGCTTGCAGTTGGTTTTATGCAATGGGAACTCGCTATCAGACGCGGACTCCGTTCCATGCAAGAACGCGGCAAACTAAGCGGCTGCGCGGATCCGGATTCTCTTGCTCTGGCATTACTGGCTGCCCTTCAAGGCGGTCTTCTTCTGACCAAAGTGCGCAAGGAAACAAGCTCACTTGAAGCAGGACTGGACGCCATGCTTGCGCATATCGGCTCATTTATCGTCTGACTCACCACAGGTGGGACCATTTTATGCAGCAATAATATTGTTCGAATGAAGTCCGCGCAATCTGCGGGCTTTTTTCGTTATCAGACTCGTCCGATGAAGCTTTCATGATGTAAATGAAAATTTTTTAATCCTATCACAGGATGAACGAGTTCGTCGTTATATTATCGAGTGGAGGGAGGCTGCCCCAGAACTAAAGTAACCAAAGGGGGAAGCTAGCCTTACATGGACAAACAGCGGCATGATACGGAGGAACGTAAAATGATTAAAGAATTAGTGGAAGAACAAGAATGGCTTGAAGGCTTTCCAATAATGAATGAATTACGAACCCAGCTAAGCGAACGTACATATCTAGATTTTCTTCGTACTATGAGGGAAGAAGGGTATAAAATGTTTGCATTATATCAAAATGACCAACTAGTTGCATTAGCCGGAATAAGCATACTCACGAATTTTTATTTTGGGAAACATGTATTCGTTTATGACTTAGTTACCAAATCTTCAGAACGATCTCATGGGTATGGTAAGGAACTACTTGCGCATATCCATCATTACGCGAAGGAAAAGGGTTGTGGAATTGTGGCTTTGGGATCGGGGATTTCCAATATCGATGCCCATAGGTTCTATGAAACAAAGATGGGTTATGAAAAGATCGCATACTCGTTAATCAAAGTTATTTAATCACAAGTTGTAAACACGAGCCGTGAATATCACGGCTTTTTTGCATGAAATCAAATCGAAGACGAAGGTTTTTTGAATCCGTTCAAGCGATCTGCATGGTTCTATTATAAATTTCGTTCTAATAATAGCCCCACTTGTTCTGCTTTTCACTGCTCGACTCGCCGATTCTGGGTACCTGAATTCGAAGGATCCGAATTGAATTTGGCGGGATGGGTGAAGAAAGTGACAGGCAAACCAACCATTTCCGTTGGTTCGGTTGGTCTTGAAGCGGACATTTTTGGCTCCGCGAATGAAGGTAACCCCTACGCACGGCGCGATGCCTTGAACGAGCAAGTCAAGCGGGAGGAATTCGATCTAATTGCAGTCGGACGTTCATTGTTAGCCGATCCTGCCTGGGCCAATAAGGTTCGCGAGGGCCGACTGGATGATATTACACCAGTATCGGGAGATGTATTTGCAAAGCTGACATAACCGGTTTACGAGACGAACAGAATCGGAGGATGTGAGCATAATGACAACTACGATAACAACTCAAGAAAGACGCGACATGCGTGTATACCGATTAACGGCTCCTAACTTGGATGGACTTCAATTGAACACGGAAGAAATACCTGAAGTTGCGTCTTACGAAGTTCTTGTCAAGCTTCATGCGGCCTCGTTGAACTACAAGGACACGTTCTATATTGCAGGTGACAAGGGGATCCAATTACCGCGCCCAACGGTGCCGCTTTCGGATGGAGCAGGGGAGGTCGTTGCCGTAGGTTCTCAGGTGGATCGCTTCATAATTGGCGACCGCGTTGCCGGTGCAATCGCGCAGGATTGGCTCTAAGGTCCCATTACTGCGAATGCGTTTAATTCCAGCACGTCACTTGGTCATGGACTCGATGGGAATTTGTCCGAATATCGCGTGTTTAACCAAGAAGGTCTGGTCCGATTGCCGAGTAACTTGTCTTACGAGGAAGGCGCAGCGCTTCCTTGTGCGGCCGTTACAGCTTGGAATGCCGTTCGGGACGTTCGTCCCTCCCAGACGGTTTTGATTCTCGGCACCGGAGGGGTTGCCCTCTTTGCGCTCCAGTTTGCAAAAGCGCTCGGAGCGAGGACGATTATTACTTCCTCCAACGACGCAAAGCTCGCTCGGGCTATTGAAGCCGGGGCCGACCATGTTATTAATTATCGAAGCAACCCGGATTGGAATACAGCGGTCCGCGAATTGACTGGAAATATCGGGGTCGATCATGTCGTGGAAACAGTAGGTTCGACTACGCTGGAGCAGTCGATTCTCGCTACTCGGATCGAGGGTATGGTCCACTTGGTCGGAATTGTTCCTCCCGTTGGGAGAATAGATCCGATCCCTGTCATTTTCGGAGCAATCACCGTCCGTGGCGTGCGCGTCGGTTCGCGCCAATTGTTCGAAGAAATGATTGCTTTAATCGAACGAATGGATATTCATCCCATTATCAGCCAGCGCTTCGCGTTCGAGGATGCAAAATCAGCCGATATGCAGCAGCTCAATGGACCTGACTTTGGCAAGATCGTCATTAACATCCATTAAATTCTCATAAGATTCGATTTGTGACGGGTCCCGGGTCCCGCGAGATGACTAATAACTTTAGTCGCTCATGAAGGCGATCTCTAGAGGGAGCTGCATGCGCTTACTTCGCTATAATATAAAGGGGCTGTCCCAAAAGGTCACTTTATGACCTAGGGACAGCCTCGTTTTTGTTTTTGTAAAACAAAAAGAAACCACTCTTTGGTAAAATGGAGGTACCACCCAACCACATACCGAAAGGAGAGGTTTCTTTGTACATTCAATATACCATGGACCAACTTTGTCTGCCTATGAACTTGGAGGAAGACATCCCCGAAAATCACCTCGTTCGAGTCGTCAATGCGGCTGTTAATCGACTTCCGGACAGCATCTTTGCAGACGCTTACGGCTGCCTTTTCTATGCTTGATCATGTTCAGAAATTCTTAAAATTCATTTCGAAGGACGATTCTGCCTGTTATTTCTTTGGCATCCATCCGTCGATGCGCCTCAGATGCATTTTGAAGGGGAAGAATGGTCAAAGGAATATCCAGCTTTCCTTCTTCAAGTAATCGGAGAACAGCCTTTGCGGCAGGACGGCCAGCAGATGGATTTCCAAGCAAGTAGCCACCTACATTAAATCCCTGGACCCCTATATTATTAAACCATAATGTATTACTCAAAATATTCACTGGTTGCTCGCTTGCATTGCCTACAAGCAAAGCACGACCGAGTGGAGCCATTAAGTCTAAGCTCGAAGTAAGCATATCTCCGCCTACCGGATCGACGACGATATTAAACTTTTCATTTGCGATCGCTGATGGAAAATCTTCAGCCAGGATAACATCGTCATAGTCTAATTCACGTGCAGCTTCAAGTTTGGAGGCTGTTCTGACCGTTCCAACAATGCGGGATGCTCCAAGTGAGCGCGCAATTGCAGGAAACGCAGATGCCAGTCCTCCAATAGCGCCATGGATTAATACATTCTCACCTTCTTGAATGTGTGCCACTTTTGTTAGGGCCAAATAAGCAGCCGCAGCATTCGGGAGCGCCGACACAGCAAGCGCCGGGTCAACCTTGAATCCATCGAGAGATATGGTAAGAGCGGCATTAGCAACTGTAACTGTAGCGTACCCCCCTAAACTCATCAAAGAGAGTGTAACGACAGGCTCACCGATCCGAAATTCGGTGACACCTTCACCCAATTCACGGATAGTACCGGCAACCTCCAAACCGGGTACAAATGGAGGCTCAAAAATAGGAATCGTGCCACGGCGAATGAATGAATCAATTAATCCGACAGCAGAGTGAGTTACATCTATGCTGACCTGCCCCGGCCCTGGATGAGGATCTGGCATTTCAGTTTCCGAGAATACGTCAGGACCTCCGTATTGTGTGATTACCATAGCTTTCATGTTGATTTCCTCCTTCAGAGTTTAAGTTTGTCCGCGAACTGACTTCTTTATTATTGCTGAAGTGAAGATGCAAAAATAGTCCGATTGTGCTTTAATATTGCCTAAGACTACGAAAAAGGGACAAGATAAAATATTGATGAATAGGAAGGTGAAGTAATGGAGAACATGACTGCTGAGACTCAAAATTATCTGAGTCGTATATTGACGCTTACTTCACAATTTTCTTTTTATGATGGAACTTATCAAACAGAAATTCCGTTTCTTTCGATACTTAAGGCAAACAAATCTATACCCATCGAGCATGGGGTTCTTGGGCCTTCTTTTTGCGTAGTCATTCAAGGGAATAAAGTATTACAGGTCGGGCGAGATACAATTGAATACGGAGCCGGGGATTATCTTGCTTCAAGTATCCACATGCCAATCAAAGGTCAGGTTCTAAAAGCGACAAAAGAAACACCCTATGTTGCGTTGCAAATTGCTCTTACCTCTGAAGAAGTATCTTCAGTAGCTTTGGAGACACATAGTAAAATCAATGCTTATAATAGCTTAAGCACTGGTGCATTCATTGGAAAAACAAATATTCAAGTGCTGGGGGTATTTGAAAGGCTTCTTCAGCTTTCCTTTGACTCTCAAGCGATCGATTTTCTTGCTCCCACAGTGAAGCGTGAACTTATTTTTCGCCTTTTAACTGGAGAAGATGGCGATGTTTTTTATAGTAAAATGCTTTTGCATCAAGAGGCTTCTGGAATAACCAATGTCATTAATTGGATTAAAGATAATTTCGATAGTTCGTTTATGATCAGTCAATTAGCTGATTTAGGAAACATGAGTATTTCCAGCTTGCATCACAAATTTAAAGCGGTAACGACGATGACACCACTTCAATACCAAAAACGGATTAGACTTCAAGAAGCACGAAGAATGCTTATGGGAGGTGCGATTGATGTTACGAGAACGGCATCACAGGTAGGTTATGAAAGTTCCACACAATTTATAAGGGAATATAAACGTCTATTCGGACTTTCGCCTTTAAAGGATGTTCGAGCCATTTACCAAAAGGCGGAGAAGGGGACCAATGAAGTTTAACACTGGGAAAAGGGGCTGTCCTAAAAGGTCACTTTATGACCTAGGGACAGCCTCGTTTTTTGCTTTTGGAAAACAAAAAGAAACCACTCTTTGGTAAAATGGAGGTACCACCCAACCACATACCGAAAGGAGAGGTTTCTTTGTACATTCAATATACCATGGACCAACTTTGTCTGCCAATGAACTTGGAGGAAGACATCCCCGAAAATCACCTCGTTCGAGTCGTCAATGCGGCTGTTAATCGACTTCCGGACAGCATCTTTGCAGACGCTTATCCGGGTGGCGGCCGAGATAGCTACCACCCCAAAATGCTCACCAAAGTTATCATTTATGCCTACACGCAACGAATTTACTCATCCCGCCAAATCGCTAAAGCAATACGCGAAAATGTCATGTTCATGTGGATCGCGGGCAGACAACGACCGGATTTCCGCACCCTCAATCGGTTTCGCTCCGAGCGGATGAAGACGGTTTTAGAAAGTGTATTTACAACTATTCTTCAGTTTCTTACAGAGGAGAACTACGTGAAACTGGAGCATTACTTCGTCGACGGCACCAAGATCGAAGCCAATGCCAACCGGTATACCTTCGTCTGGGGCAAGGCGGTTGTGAAGCAAAAGATGAAGCTACAGGAAAAAGTACAGCAATTATTCGCCACCATTGAAGCAGCCGAAAAGCAAGAAGACCGGGAACACGGCGGGCAGGATCTGCTTGAACTTGGCGAAACAGCCACCGTTACCAGCGAAAAATTAGAACAGGCCGTAAAGCAACTGGAGATGCAGCTCCAGGAAGAGCCCAAGAATAAACCTTTGAAGAAGGCAGTATCCGCACTCCGCAAAGATCTGCTCCCCCGCCTGCAAAAGTATGAAATTCAGCAAGAAATTCTCGGGGAACGAAACAGCTTCAGTAAAACCGACAATGATGCGACATTTATGAGAATGAAAGAAGATCACATGCGCAATGGGCAGCTTAAACCCGGCTATAACGTGCAGATCGGGACGGAAAATCAGTTCATTATCGGATACAGTCTCCATCAACGCCCTACCGATACCCGCTGTCTCAAGCCCCACTTGGAGAAGGTCAAGGCACAACTAGGTAAGCTACCCGGAACCGTAATCGCAGATGCGGGGTATGGCGGAGAAGAAAACTACGCCTATCTGGAAGGAGAGCAGGTCGAGGCAATCGTCAAATACGGCACTTATCACATCGAGAAATCCAAACGATGGCAGCAAGACATCAGTAAAATCGACAACTGGCAATATGACGAAAAAGAAGACACCTGGATCTGTGCGGCAGGACAGAAATTATTCTTCCGGCGCGAAAGTAAAGAAACAACCGAGAGTGGATATGAGATCAAGTATCGCCACTATCGGAGTACAAGTTGCGAAGGCTGTCCACTGAAGCAATCGTGCACGAAAGCACAAGGGGATCGAGAAATCCGGGTGAGTCTGTCATACCTGAAGTATAAAGGGCAGGTACGTGAGAAGCTCAGAAGCGAAGAAGGATATGCTCTCTCGGTTCGACGAATGACTGAACCTGAAAGTGTGTTTGGACAAGTGAAGAACAACCGGGGATT encodes:
- a CDS encoding LuxR C-terminal-related transcriptional regulator → MYTSIMVTKLYIPAPRPKAVLRRRLTERLSDGFHRKLTLISAPAGYGKTTLICEWLAECGRPAAWLSLDKGDNELTRFLTCIISSLRMLAENIGEGVLAVLQSPQLPPIESILTALLNEIAVIPAPFILVLDDYDAVNSESIDDAVSFLLDHLPTHMHLVMITCETPRIPLARLRARDQLTELRVADMKFTLSEAEVFLNQAMGLNLSMDHIAALESRTEGWVAGLQLAALSIQGDYGADQLIQSFTGSHHFVLDYLVEEVLQRQPEAVQTFLLRTSILDRLCGSLCDDVMLDPAVSGMEFLIDLDRKNLFVVPLDHERCWYRYHHLFADLLRRRLQESLDGSNIAKLHERASVWYEDNGFEIEAFHHAVESQDIERAGRLLEGEGAPLHLRGAAGLSLNWLESLPAAELDARPALWVIYGSALLIAGKPTRVEHKLRAAEAALEGVEQDAAIRDLTGLIAATRATLALLMMAGNPDRPDRNLQAAETFMQNSESEDKTDGLVEVIAHGRDAGIGAKHEIETVIEQSRRALEYLRPDNLPVRTAAAWMLGVACQRRGDRSGAHEAFNEVITNSQTMGHKLMAVVANIGLGQLQEAENRPDLAVKSYQEALLLAGDMPLPTLREAELGLERMCKVLEHGNKGNLFEPLSQREIEVLELIAKGLSNREIGEKLFLALDTVKGHNRRIFEKLQVHRRTEAIARASELNLFGNTRRPH
- a CDS encoding DUF4386 domain-containing protein translates to MKKIARVTGALFLVATGAYMIGNGLLDPILHRPDVLAGLYPDRTNVMAGLFLELINALAVVGIAMLLYPILKKYNDAFALGYFGSRIIESALLILSLIGPLVLIGLSKSYIGAGASSGTYFQTIGNLVVEAHFKCFEMAMIVLSLGSLLFCYILYRSRLVPRFLSVIGFIGYAALLASSCLTIIGQDIGPVLYIPGAIFEIVLPIWLMVKGFHLRTEES
- a CDS encoding peroxiredoxin-like family protein — protein: MLSMKAELEQSKAGFITTAPEEMQEAFFRHMKEQLESGIVFGLKEGAKAPDFTLANPLGEQVSLYDELAKGPVVLTFYRGSWCPFCNIQLRAYQQLLPDIEKLGGQLIAVSPQSPDNSLSQKEKEELAFQVISDPNGQVADSYNVLYEVPDYLKPVFTNNFGLDLTAFNATVRWILPVPATYIIDQQGSIRFAHVNPDFMERLEPGEIINQLKKL
- a CDS encoding TetR/AcrR family transcriptional regulator encodes the protein MEIQDQEQRLTRKGKETRGRIVTAAAKLMFERGVAGTSVEDVRLEAKVSSSQLYHYFKEKRELVLAVIGYQTEAILHAQEPMLSDLDSMEALQAWRDAIIQLQIQRQCQGGCPIGSLANELSDSDASARSELAVGFMQWELAIRRGLRSMQERGKLSGCADPDSLALALLAALQGGLLLTKVRKETSSLEAGLDAMLAHIGSFIV
- a CDS encoding GNAT family N-acetyltransferase → MDKQRHDTEERKMIKELVEEQEWLEGFPIMNELRTQLSERTYLDFLRTMREEGYKMFALYQNDQLVALAGISILTNFYFGKHVFVYDLVTKSSERSHGYGKELLAHIHHYAKEKGCGIVALGSGISNIDAHRFYETKMGYEKIAYSLIKVI
- a CDS encoding alcohol dehydrogenase catalytic domain-containing protein, coding for MTTTITTQERRDMRVYRLTAPNLDGLQLNTEEIPEVASYEVLVKLHAASLNYKDTFYIAGDKGIQLPRPTVPLSDGAGEVVAVGSQVDRFIIGDRVAGAIAQDWL
- a CDS encoding NAD(P)-dependent alcohol dehydrogenase, whose protein sequence is MPSNLSYEEGAALPCAAVTAWNAVRDVRPSQTVLILGTGGVALFALQFAKALGARTIITSSNDAKLARAIEAGADHVINYRSNPDWNTAVRELTGNIGVDHVVETVGSTTLEQSILATRIEGMVHLVGIVPPVGRIDPIPVIFGAITVRGVRVGSRQLFEEMIALIERMDIHPIISQRFAFEDAKSADMQQLNGPDFGKIVINIH
- a CDS encoding zinc-binding dehydrogenase, encoding MKAMVITQYGGPDVFSETEMPDPHPGPGQVSIDVTHSAVGLIDSFIRRGTIPIFEPPFVPGLEVAGTIRELGEGVTEFRIGEPVVTLSLMSLGGYATVTVANAALTISLDGFKVDPALAVSALPNAAAAYLALTKVAHIQEGENVLIHGAIGGLASAFPAIARSLGASRIVGTVRTASKLEAARELDYDDVILAEDFPSAIANEKFNIVVDPVGGDMLTSSLDLMAPLGRALLVGNASEQPVNILSNTLWFNNIGVQGFNVGGYLLGNPSAGRPAAKAVLRLLEEGKLDIPLTILPLQNASEAHRRMDAKEITGRIVLRNEF
- a CDS encoding AraC family transcriptional regulator, encoding MENMTAETQNYLSRILTLTSQFSFYDGTYQTEIPFLSILKANKSIPIEHGVLGPSFCVVIQGNKVLQVGRDTIEYGAGDYLASSIHMPIKGQVLKATKETPYVALQIALTSEEVSSVALETHSKINAYNSLSTGAFIGKTNIQVLGVFERLLQLSFDSQAIDFLAPTVKRELIFRLLTGEDGDVFYSKMLLHQEASGITNVINWIKDNFDSSFMISQLADLGNMSISSLHHKFKAVTTMTPLQYQKRIRLQEARRMLMGGAIDVTRTASQVGYESSTQFIREYKRLFGLSPLKDVRAIYQKAEKGTNEV
- a CDS encoding IS1182 family transposase codes for the protein MYIQYTMDQLCLPMNLEEDIPENHLVRVVNAAVNRLPDSIFADAYPGGGRDSYHPKMLTKVIIYAYTQRIYSSRQIAKAIRENVMFMWIAGRQRPDFRTLNRFRSERMKTVLESVFTTILQFLTEENYVKLEHYFVDGTKIEANANRYTFVWGKAVVKQKMKLQEKVQQLFATIEAAEKQEDREHGGQDLLELGETATVTSEKLEQAVKQLEMQLQEEPKNKPLKKAVSALRKDLLPRLQKYEIQQEILGERNSFSKTDNDATFMRMKEDHMRNGQLKPGYNVQIGTENQFIIGYSLHQRPTDTRCLKPHLEKVKAQLGKLPGTVIADAGYGGEENYAYLEGEQVEAIVKYGTYHIEKSKRWQQDISKIDNWQYDEKEDTWICAAGQKLFFRRESKETTESGYEIKYRHYRSTSCEGCPLKQSCTKAQGDREIRVSLSYLKYKGQVREKLRSEEGYALSVRRMTEPESVFGQVKNNRGFRRFLLRGLPKVSLEVGWLSLAHNLLKKSTIDQNRKMAVQE